The Oryctolagus cuniculus chromosome 12, mOryCun1.1, whole genome shotgun sequence genomic interval aaggaggggaaacAGAACACAGACTGACTGCTGGCGAGTGAACTGTAAAGTAACCCCACTGATCAGCTGGTCTCCCAGGACTAGGCCATAGAGCCGGTTCTCTAAAAGGGCAACGTGCAATCCTGGGGTTGTCCCCCAGGCAGAGAGGAAGCTGGGAAACATCGCACACTGTGAGGAAGTGGAGGCTGTGAACGCAGTGCCCCCAGTAGGGGCCAAGTGACTGCTCCCTGTATCCTTTCCCAACCGCAGCCCTCCTCCGATTCAACCAAGCCATCCTCGTCTCCCGGCATGACCCAGCTTCCCGGCGCAGAGTGGTGGAGGAGGTCCGAAGGCGTGCCACCTCCGGAGGCAAGTGGCCCCAGGTGGGTAAGGGTCTGCCAGCCCCCCCCACGTGCTCCCGAAGAggcccccccagccctccccatctCATGCCTTTCTGGTTTCTCTCCCAGGTGCTCTTCTTCCCTGAGGGCACCTGTTCCAACAAGAAGGCTTTGCTTAAGTTTAAGCCAGGTGAGTGGAGAGTGGGTGGTAGGGCGGTAGGCAAAAGGAGGCCCAGATTTGGGGAGGGGCTCTGGAAATGGCCACCCTGGTAGGGTGGGAAGGGTTGGGGGAGGAAGGGACGCAGGGAACCTGCTAGCTGACGCTGATGAGTCCAGGAGTCTGagagaaaatgataaaagaatgCAGCATGGCCAGGTGTCCCTTGAGGTCTGCCCCAGACCCCTGCACTTTGTGCCTCTGGCTAACCCCTTGCACTAACCTCtgcttggtgggggtgggggttggaaaTGGGATTCAGGAGCTTTCATCGCGGGGGTGCCCGTGCAGCCTGTCCTCATCCGCTACCCCAACGGTCTGGTGAGTCTTGGTCCAAGGAGGCTCCGAAGGGATGCGCCCTAAGTGGGAGTTGTCGGAAACTgctggcgggggggaggggggacctgGAGTGAGGTCAAGGCCTCTGCTccgtggcggggggaggggctggagccaggtcaAGGCCTCTGCTCCGtggaggggcctggaggggggGCCTCAAGGCCTCTGCTCCGTGGGGGGGGGGTCAAGGTCTCTGCTccgtgggggggggtggggtcaAGGCCTCTGCTCCGTGTGGGGGAGGTCCTGGAGTGGGATCAAGGCCCCTGCTCCGTGGgggggaggctggagccaggtcaaGGCCCCTGTTccgtcggggggggggggggtcaaggCCTTTGCACCTTGAGCACTGGCCGGTTCCAGAGAGGTAATGCTCttctgccccacctctgcttctcccctAGGACACCACCAGCTGGGCGTGGAGGGGCCCTGGCGTGTGAGTTCTGGGGTCCTCGGGGTAAAGGTGGGGGCAGGGTCTGTCGgaattcctggcccagcctctttCTGGAGAAGGAGGTACCCCTTCCTCCTCGGCCCCCCTGTAGAGCCCAGCAGTGCCTGCAGTCGTCCTGCCATGACgccagctccctctcccttcccgaCATCTCTCAGGgctctctccctcagtctcttCCGGAGAGCCGTCTCCACCAGGCACGCCCCTTGCCTTTCCTGTGACCCAAGCCTGTGGCCAGCCGCTCATCTCTCTCCCTCGCCGACCCTTCCCTCGGTCACCCAGCCGACTGTGAGGCCGGGAGTCCGTGTTTATGTTGAAGGGCAGCACTTTCCCACCCTGAGCCCCGTCCTCAGGGTGGGAGGAGCCATCCTTAGAGTGGTGAGTGCCGTGGTCTCTGTTCCCTTAGACTGAAAGTCCTCTGGCTCACAGCCTCTCAGCCCTGCAGCGTCGTGGATGTGGAGGTACGGCCCCACCACCGTGGGCAGGGTCCGAGTGGGTATGCCAGTCACCGGAAGccttgggaaggagggagggagtggtcaCCCCTCATTCTGATAAGAACTGTGTGTGTTTCAGTTCCTCCCTGTGTATCACCCCAGCCCGGAGGAGAGCAGGGACCCCACCCTCTACGCTAACAATGTCCAGAGGGTCATGGCACAGTGAGTATTCCACAAAGTATTTCCTGGATACTCAGCGCAGAGCAGCCACAAGATGGGGTCAGAGGGGCGGGGTCTTGAGACGAAAAAAGGGAAATGGCCAAGGGAAGCAcgagtggatggcagggactgaagAGGGCACAGTTGAAGAGGTCTGCCCCGTCTTCCTGGTCGGCAGAGCCGAGTCAGCCGGGAGCTCTCAGCGGTTCTGCTTCCCCTCCTCTCCATCCCATCCTTCATCCCCTAGGGCCCTGGGCATTCCAGCCACCGAGTGTGAGTTTGTAGGGAGCTTGCCTGTGATTGTGGTGGGCCGGCTGAAGGTGGCGTTGGAGCCGCAGCTCTGGGAACTGGGAAAGGTGCTTCGGAAGGCTGGGTAAGTGGCCTTGAACATGAGGCTCTCAAAGGACTGAGTCATCTCAGCAGAGCAATACCTGGGCATGTACGGGGAGCACTCGTGGGGTTGGAGCCAAGGTCCTGCTGCGTGGTATGTCTAGAAAGAAACTGAGTCAGCTCTTTGCCTTCAACAATTCCATTGTAGGCTGTCCCCAGGCCGTGTGGacgctggggcagagccaggccggaGTCGAATGATCAGCCAGGAAGAGTTTGCCAGGCAGCTGCAGCTCTCTGATCCTCAGACGGTGGCTGGTGCCTTTAGCTACTTCCAGCAGGTAAAGGAGCTGGAATGCAGAGGGCTTACTCTCCCACCAACATGCCCAGGATCCAAGAAGCTTACCCTAGTGGCCGTGGTAGTCACACTGCTGCCTGGTTTGGAGTCTGCGCTGAGTATTTAACAGCTGTTGCTAGATGGGCGTCTACCGAGATCCACTGGGCGATGCACACTTGtatcaagtacctgggccctgaaGGATTACTGTGAGGAATAATAAAGGAGGCATAACCCATCCACGTGTGCATACGTTTCTGAAGCCAGTTTAAAGACTGGCAGCGATGGGGACCCTGTGGGGCTCTGAGGTCGTCAGAGACGAGTCATGAGGTTAGGTGAGAAGGTGGCACACAGAAGCAACAGCACTCAGGGGTGAGAAGGCTGAGAGTTTGAGGCCCAGAAGCTCTCGTAATATGTGGGAAGATTTTATTAAATACTTAGAGCTTCTCTGGGTGATTCCTGACTCTCTCAAGAATCTCAGCAACCTATTCCCAGGATTTAAATCAGGTTCCCCTCCCAAATTGCAAGAATGCCAGAGACTTAATGTTTATAAAGCCAGCAGTGCTCTCGATCTTTCTGCTGTCAGCAGCAGGCTGTGGTCCTCAGCGTGCTCTGCAGAGACAGGCGGTGACGAGCTATGCAGATTCCTTAGACTGCGGCAGACTCTGCCTAGAAGGAGCTTCCTCCCCTAGCCTGAAGCAGAGCAGAACCCAAAACCCAGATGCCACGTGAGAGCCGGCACAGCAGGCTTCGCTCTTGGGTTTTGGCAGAGAGGAGGCCAGCAGGCCCCCTTTCAAGTGTGTTGGACCAGTTCTTCCACATAGGCTGAGTCAGAGGAGAGAACCAGTTTGTCCAGACTGGGGGCCAGGGATGCCCCACCCGAGGTTTCTCAGAAAGACGATGGCAACTTCAGCATGTCTAAGGGATTCCCCAGACACTGCTGGGAGATCCCCTTCTGGCAGCTTTCTCACCAGGTGACTTGGTATAGCTTGAGCAAGCTTATGACCTCAGAGAACTGTCACAGATCCTGCAGACTTTGGGTTTGCAGGTCTGAGAGGAGCAGGCGGGGGGCATCACACCATCCCTGCTCAGAAGAGGGAGGGGCCCGCATctggagagcaggaggaaagaaGGCAGGATCTCCTGCATGGCCCTGGTTTCTGTTGCCTTGCAGGATGCCCAGGGTTTGGTGGACTTCCGCGATGTGGCGCTCGCACTAGCAGCTCTAGAtgggggcaggagcctggaggagcTGACCCGCCTGGCCTTTGAGGTACTGGAGGTGGGATGTACGTGGTGACTACACTCACCCCGCACCAGGAGGCCGTGTGGCTGCTCTGCCCAGTAGCTTCTAGAGAGTAGGTTTTTTGGTATCCTACCCAGTGCCACACTGCTGAAAACTGCAGAGCCCCAGTGTCTCCATGCTGAGGGCCTAGCAGGAAGAGGGCAGAAGCTAGGAAGTTTGCAGTCGGACAGGGCCTGTGCACAACACTttcggaagaggaggagcagatCTGTGGGGCAGCGTACAGCAAGAACTTGACTGTGAACCTCTCTTTCCCAAGCTCTTTgctgaggagcaggcagaggggcctGGCCGCCTGCTGTACAAAGACGGATTTAGCAccatcctgcacctgctgctgggttCACCCCACCCTGCTGCCACGACTTTGCATGCTGAGctgtgccaggcaggacccagccaAGGCCTCTCCCTCTGTGAGTCACTGCCTCCCGGCCCCTGCACAGGCACTTGGGGCACTGTCAGCACTGGGGCTTGGAGAAGaaagccctgggccaggcaggaaggagggtcAGTGCCCAGTACTGGGGACTCAAGTCTTTGAGAGGTGAGGCTGGGAGGAACAGGCCGGACAAGAAGCCGAGATGGCAGACCTGGAGTTGAGAAGTTAAAGGATCAGAGGGGCAGCACGTGCGCGTTCTGAGACGAGCAGATGTCCTGGCCCTCGTTCTtaggtctttttgtttttccctatCTCATTTGTCCAGGTCAGTTCCAGAACTTCTCCCTCCATGACCCACTCTATGGGAAGCTGTTCAGCACCTACCTGcgccccccacacacccctcgAGGCACCTCCCAGATGCAACGTGCCTCGTCCCCAGGCAGCCCCACTGCTCTGGCCAATGGCActgtacaggcgcccaagcagaAGGGTGACTGAGCACCTCAGCCCCTACCCCCACCTCCGCGGCTTGCACCCAGCCCCGCACACTCAGGGCAGCGCCAGGGGCCTACCCTATGCCTCAACCCCGATTCTGCTCCTGTttgatttttgttattgttgtttgtttgaagttgatttcaattttttgtttgtttgggtttttttgtaagaaactattttatatataaatataaatctatatatatatatctattaaaaaaaatgaagctcaGTCACACTGCTGGTGTCATTCTTCGCGATGGAAAGGGATAAATAGTCACAGGATGCCCTTGGA includes:
- the LPCAT4 gene encoding lysophospholipid acyltransferase LPCAT4 is translated as MSQGSPGGWAPVDATPGPPAPPNPFVHELHLSRLQRVKFCLLGALLAPVRVLLAFIVLFLLWPFAWLQVAGLTEEQLQEPITGWRKTVCHNGVLGLSRLLFFLLGFLRIRVRGQRASRLQAPVLVAAPHSTFFDPIVLLPCDLPKVVSRAENLSVPVIGALLRFNQAILVSRHDPASRRRVVEEVRRRATSGGKWPQVLFFPEGTCSNKKALLKFKPGAFIAGVPVQPVLIRYPNGLDTTSWAWRGPGVLKVLWLTASQPCSVVDVEFLPVYHPSPEESRDPTLYANNVQRVMAQALGIPATECEFVGSLPVIVVGRLKVALEPQLWELGKVLRKAGLSPGRVDAGAEPGRSRMISQEEFARQLQLSDPQTVAGAFSYFQQDAQGLVDFRDVALALAALDGGRSLEELTRLAFELFAEEQAEGPGRLLYKDGFSTILHLLLGSPHPAATTLHAELCQAGPSQGLSLCQFQNFSLHDPLYGKLFSTYLRPPHTPRGTSQMQRASSPGSPTALANGTVQAPKQKGD